TCCACCGTCAATTCTCATATCGGAGACACTACTAACTCATCCACCACCCGTGAGCTGGTAcattctatttttcttctttaattttttgttttgtgaaaaTGAACGAATCCACAATCACGAACAACGTTACATTATACTGAAACTACGGTTTCGATATATGTAAATTTAATGGATAGTATATGGTtgctatttttaaatattgttattGAGAACTTTTCATCAAAGACTTTTTTATACCATTTATATGTGTGATACTCCCATGGAATATTTTACATCCATAGATTATTTATTGGTATTGAGTATAGGAAAATGAGATGGAAGACGAAGCAGCAACATGTCCAATATGTCTAGACGATATTAACGTCATTAAAAGCACAGACGGTGAATATGTTGGAGGCGAGGAAATAGAGAAGGCGGTGGTGAAATGCAGGGTGTGCAAGAACAAAGTGCATGAAGAATGCATGATGAAGTGGAGGACGAGTCGGGGACGGAGGCCGGCGATCTGCGTGGTTTGCCGTTCACGGTGGCGGCGAAGCAGTGCTTCTAGCAGGACTCCCAGTGTCGGTGGTAATAACGAGAGCTTCCACGGTAATTGTTACTTAAATCTTGCTCCTTATGTTAATGGGCAGGAGGAGGATGGGGTTGGCACGAGTCAACGGTCATGTTGAGGAAGTTGAAAGGTTAATTGTTATGTCATGTGTTAATTGTCAATGTCATGTAAACAAGATGCccttaacaaaaacaaaattgtggatATATGTATTCATTTATCTAAATCTCGTGTTGGTTTAGTAATTAGCCGTGTTATTCTGGTCTGATTATGTTTAGAAGTATATGTTGGGATTGTTAAAACAAATGTCCAACTTTCTATTATCCGATTAGTATGATACTGTCTACTTTGAATTTAAGAGACTGGtacacataaattttatttttggtttcttttccCAAAAGcttcgtactaattagagttgattttttatttatatgttagaCACTCTTTGTCTAATCTTCTAATGtgagattttatttaatatttcacaatttttttttcaaactaaaaATCACATTCATTTCGTGTTTCACAACTAACTTTTCAAGATTTTCTGACTTGATCTCTACCACACATATTTTTCATTCATAATTCGAAAGGTCTATTCATTTCTCTAAAGATATTTGTGTctttttacataatttttgttCAACCGTTTTGATACCACTTGTTGGGATTGTTAAAACATATGTCTAACTTTCTATTGTTCGATTAGTATGATTTTGTCTATTTTGGATCTAATAAGCTATCAAATATTCAGTGATATCTTCATAAATTTTGCTATTTAGCACCCTAAAAAGAAGTAAACCAcaagtaacatatttttttatgtttaaccAAAACGAATCTTTTTTAGATGTTTAAGAACTATAATGAAAACGATTCTTTTAATGTTTGGATCACGTGAAAGTCGCAACTTCCGATGCTTGGATAACGTTCCTTATGTTAATGAGCAGGAGGAGGATGGGGTTGGCACGAGTCAACGGTCATGTTGAGGAAGTTGAAAGGTTAATTGTTATGTCATGTGTTAATTGTCAATGTCATGTAAACAAGATGCccttaacaaaaacaaaattgtggatATATGTATTCATTTATCTAAATGTCGTGTTGGTTTAGTAATTAGCCGTGTTATTCTGGTCTGATTATGTTTAGAAGTATATGTTGGGATTGTTAAAACAAATGTCCAACTTTCTATTATCCGATTAGTATGATACTGTCTACTTTGAATTTAAGAAACTGGTgcacataaattttatttttggtttcttttccCAAAAGcttcgtactaattagagttgaacTTCTATTTATATGTTAGACACTTTTTGTCTAATCTTCTAATGtgagattttatttaatatttcacAATTTGTTTTTCAAACTAAAAATCACATTCATTTCGTGTTTCACAACTAACTTTTCAAGATTTTCTGACTTGATCTCTACCACACATATTTTCATTCATAATTCGAAAGGTCTATTCATTTCTCTAAAGATATTTGTGTcttttttacataattttttgttCAACCGTTTTGATACCActtgttgggattgtgaaaaTATATGTCTAACTTTCTATTGTTCGATTAGTATGATTTTGTCTATTTTGGATCTAATAAGCTATCAAATATTCAGTGATATCTTCATAAATTTTGCTATTTAACACCCTAAAAAGAAGTAAACCAcaagtaacatatttttttatgtttaaccAAAACGAATCTTTTTTAGATGTTTAAGAACTATAATGAAAACGATTCTTTTAATGTTTGGATCACGTGAAATTCGCAACTTCCGATGCTTGGATAACGTTCCTGAGGAGAGTGCGGGACGCAAACGCTGACACCGATAGCCATGCATAAATAACGTCTTCAGTATTATATAATACGGTCATTATTGTATTTCTTTGGTTGTGTAAGttactaaaaaaaaagttggaaagacagatgtattttaaaaatattagagaagtctttttgttcaaaa
The sequence above is drawn from the Raphanus sativus cultivar WK10039 chromosome 7, ASM80110v3, whole genome shotgun sequence genome and encodes:
- the LOC108816060 gene encoding uncharacterized protein LOC108816060 → MESVGSNDSNQISPYVSNRDQRHLLAHQPVEDRIIRALRHRLRLLSRPNDSTFHVLGATCNVYTVTLTATPTCTCPDRKKPCKHILFVLIRVLGIPLEDKCLRRRRLRPCLLHRLVSAPTRPDCLASFHLQQRFLQLFSTVNSHIGDTTNSSTTRELENEMEDEAATCPICLDDINVIKSTDGEYVGGEEIEKAVVKCRVCKNKVHEECMMKWRTSRGRRPAICVVCRSRWRRSSASSRTPSVGGNNESFHGNCYLNLAPYVNGQEEDGVGTSQRSC